Genomic window (Vampirovibrionales bacterium):
TCTGTGAGCGGAAACAGCCGTTGGCGCTGGCGCAGCGGATCGATGGGATCGGTCATCAGAGCCAGAAACGCCCAGATCAGGCGCTGGCGCGCGCGCGCCGGATTCAGGCCAGGGCTCAGCAGGGCCAACGCGCCGCTTAAGGGCTCGTTCAGAGCGAAGGGCAGCTCTGATGAGGCGCTTGCAGGCGCGTTAAGAGAGCGAAGAAGCGGCATCAATCGACACAGGCAGGGAGGAGCGGACGCAATCGCAAGCGCATCAGGACCCAGCTACTGGGCGTGATGCTGGCGCGGCTGGTAAAACAGGCGGAAGATCTCCTGATGCGCGGCCTGGCCCAAGTCAAACATGCCAATGCTCTGGATATCATAGTCGGTCTTGGGCGGGCGAATCGCCATCAAATCCCGCAGCTCCTGCGAGAACACCACCTGATGGTCGGCGGCGTAGCGCAGAATCAGGTGCAGGTAGCCGACGCCTTCGCGCGTGGCGGTATCCGAAGGCTCGGTGGCGTGCAGGGCAATGCGAAACGGCGGTTGCGGGTCCATGGGGCGTAGGGTCGCATAATACTGGCGAAGCGATTTAGCCGCGCTGACAACGAATTGCAGGGCGTCATCCGGCGAGTTGAACATCAGAACCCAGGCTTCCGGTCGGCTCGAGACCAGACGCCCGCCGTATTCGGAGAATCCCTGAAACCGCGCGGCGCCTTCAGCCGTCTGCTCAAAGGGATAGAGAATTTCCACCAGAATACTCGTCGCATTGGAGGTTTTGCGGTCCTGAACATCTCGAACCGCCGCCAGTTGCTCGGCGCGCGCCTTGCTGCGGCTTAAATCGCGGGCAACGGCAAGCTTCTTGTCCATCGAGCGCGTCGCCGTGGCCAGCCCCGCGAGCAGGAAGAACACGAGCGTCAGGATAAAGCCCAGTATGCCTTGCGTCACGGTAATATCGCGCCCCTGATAGGCGATATGCGGGACATGACCGCCTAACGCACTATCTATCAGCGCATTCATGGGATCAAAGACGACCCGTAGGGCGTCGATAAAGCCCGTGAGCTGAGGGACGCCGATAATGCTCAATAGCCAGTGGACAATGGCCACCGGGGCCAACAGGGCGAACAAGACGCTGAGTAAATCCAGAAAAAGCGCAAGAACCTTCAGCAAGCGAATCTGTATCCCGACCTGACGCTAACGCCGCACGATAGCGCTATTTTACCATCGCTAGCGCCAAAGAAAGCGTTCCGGATTTTGAGAGTTTCCGGCCAGCGTCACTTCAAAGTGCAGATGCGGCCCGGTTGAGCGGCCTGTCATGCCCACCCAGCCAATGCGCTGACCTTGCGCGACAATCTGCCCGGGGCGGACCGTCATGGCCTTGAGGTGGGCGTAGCGGGTTTTAAGGCCGTTGGCGTGCAGAATTTCCACCAGATTGCCGTACTGGGATTCCATTCCGGCACTGATGACGCGGCCAGCGGCGGCGGCCATCACAGGAGAGCCAATCGGGGCAGTGAGATCGACGCCATTATGGAAATGACGTCCACGCCAGCCGTAGCGCGAAGAGATTTCAAAGGCGGCCAGCGGGGTTTTCATGGCAGAAGACGCGCCGCCCATCAAGCCGGAAAATCCGCGGCTGGGCGAGCGACTGCCGTCAAAGGCGCGGGCCCGGGCGCTACCTGCGGTGAGAGCGGCCAGAGGCTTGAGCTGAATAACGGGCGGAGCGACCATCGCCAGACGCAGGGCGCGACTCTGGCCAATGGGCTCCAGCAGCGGCGCGGCTTGGACGACCGGCTGCGGGCCTTTCAGCATAAAGGCCGCCATGGCGCTCAATTGATGGCGATCGCGACCGATGGCGCTCAGCGCGGGATTGGCGCACAGGGCGCGGTCATCCAGCGCCAGGCTGAGCGAGACGCCCGGAGAAATCGGCGAAAAGGCCTCGTCGGACGATGCGTTGACGCGATGGAAAACGGCCATGGCGGAAAAAGCGGCGACCAACGCCAAGCAAACGGCAAAGGCGCTTTGAGCGCAGCCGCGCGAAGCTAAACGGCCATAGGCGAGCTTAAGAAGCAGGCTCTGTCTCATCCTGATAAGTCTCATCTCTATAACTGGACAATAGGGGAGGCAAAAGGCGCAAGCGGCGCCGGGCTCGATGGCGGGCAGTGTAACAGGGACCTCATGCCCTCCCAAGCTTAAATTTCAGTTACATCGATCCCTGGCCGGACCCGCAACATGGCAAAGCCGCCCCGGTCGGCCTTTTGACGCGCGCCCAAGTGACTGTAAATAAACATTAAGCCATGGGGCTGGCATTTGAAAGGCGCAGCGGGCTTGATCTATGCTATGGAATTCTGGGAGACGTCTCTGGGCCAAGCGTCTGGACCCGATGGCTCTCTCCCCAGACGCAAGACGGCCTGAAAGCGGCCTGCGCGGCCCCGGGCGAGCGTCTTGTGATTGCGGCTTGCGAGGTGTTGTATGGCGTTATTAGGGGTCAATATCGATCACGTCGCAACTGTGCGCAATGCGCGCGGCGTGGCGTACCCGGACCCGATTCGCGCGGCCTTAATCGCGGAAGCCAACGGGGCGGACGGAATCACGGCGCATCTGCGCGAGGATCGCCGGCATATCGGCGATCGCGATATGGCCCGCCTGAAAGAAGCGCTGGCCACGCGCCTGAATATGGAAATGGCCGTGACCGAGGAGATGACCGCCATCGCCTTGCGAATTGCGCCTTATATGGTCACGTTGGTGCCCGAACGTCGCCAGGAACTCACCACCGAGGGCGGTCTCGATGTCATGGCGATGGCTGTGCCGCTGAAATCAACGCTGGCGCGCCTTCATGACGCGGGTATCGCCGTGAGCCTGTTTATCGAGCCTTCCGACGCCCAGTTGCAGGCTAGCGCGGCGGCGGGCGCCCGCATCGTGGAATTTCACACCGGGCGCTACGCGGAAGCCTTCGATCAGGACGCCGACAGCTGCCAGCGCGAGCTGCAACGCTTGCGGACTGCCGCCGAACGGGCGGTGGCCATGGGAATTCAGGTAAATGCGGGGCATGGGCTGCATTATGAGAATGTCCAGCCGATTCTGGCGATGCCGGGTCTGCATGAGCTGAACATCGGTCACAGCATCGTCTCGGAGGCCATCTTTTGTGGGCTGGCCCAAGCCGTGCGCCGGATGAAAGCGCTGGTTAGCTGAAATGGGCCTCAAGCGCCAACTGCGCAACCTGCGACGCCGACGCGAAAAGTCTGGGCGGGCCCCGGGCGCTGTCTTGACCCCCTTTACCGATACGCTGCCGGATAAACGCGCCCGGATCTCGGTCACGTCTTACGACGCCGCGCATATTGACGAGACGCCGGACTGTCTGCCGGGCCAAGCGCTGGCCCGGGCGCGCGCGCATCGCGTCGGCTGGATTCGGGTGAAGGGGCTGGAGGACGTTAACGCCTTAAACGCCTTGGGCCACGCGCTGGAAATCCATCCGCTGGCGCTGGAAGATATTCACCACCCGGATCAGCGGCCCAAGGTCGATGTGTATGACCATGGGGTCTTGATTACGCTGCGCACGCTGCGGACACATCGCCCGGAATCGGGACGCGGGCCAGGGCTGGAAGCGGTTTCCGAGCAACTGGCCATGGTCCTGGGCGACCCCGTTCTGACGACTTTTTTGGAGCGGCGCGACGATGAGCTGTTCGAGTCGCTGCAGGAGCGCCTGCGCGATGAGCAGAGCTTTACCCGAAAGCAGGGCGTGGATTATCTGGCCTACCGGCTGATGGATATTGTCGTGGACCAGTATTTTCAGGTGCTGGAAGCCTTTGGCGAAGAACTGGACGCGTTAAGCGACGGACTGACGCGCGAACAGCCGGATCCGGCGCTTATGAAGCGGATTCAGGGCGTGAAGGCCGAGATGATGACGCTTCGGCGCGCCGTCTGGCCCTTGCGCGAAGTCGTAGGATCCTTGCAACGCGGGGACTCTGCCTTGATCAGCGAGCAAACGCGCGTGTATTTGCGCGACTTGCAGGATCACTTGACCTATGTTGCTGAAACCATCGACACTTACCGCGAAATGATCGCCGGGATGCTGGATATCTACCTGTCTCAGATTAATTTCCGGATTAATCAGCAGATTAAGGTGATGACCATTATTGCGACGATTTTCATGCCCCTGAGCTTCATTGCGGGCGTCTATGGGATGAATTTCCACTACATGCCGGAACTCTACTGGCGTTTCGGTTACCCGGCCGTCTGGCTGGTGATGATCGCCATGACGGCGGGCATGCTGATCTGGTTTCGCGCCAAACGCTGGTTTTAGCCTGCCCGCTGGCGCGTGAAAACCAACGCCAATAGGGGCGCGGCGCGTCCCTTAGCCAGAGAATAGAGCCAAAGACCCGGCGTTACGGCGGATGGCGGGCGTCGTCGCCAAAGCGTCTGGGCTCTGGGCGCGACTCTGACGGATTCACTTCGCGCTTTAACTGGCTCAGCAGACGGCGATCGCGATCGCTGACGCCGGATAAACGGCGGATGCCCGGATTTTCTGCCGGCGCTAAATCGGGGGAGGGCGTATCAGGCGGCGGGGGGCCGGCCGCGCGCGTCAGCGCGCTCAGCAGCGTCGGCGTCGGGCGCGGCTGTAGCGCCCGGGCGATATCGTCGAGGCGCTCGGGGGCAATCGCCGGGTCTTGCCACCAGCCCGTGTAGTTGGGCCTGCCCCAGGCCGGATTGCTCAAGAGAATCCGCTGGCGCTGCAACAGCTCTAGCAGCCGCTGGCGCGGGAAATGCGGGGATTTTCCGCGCTCGGCGCGCGGGTTGGGCGTAGGTTCACCCCATGACGCACAAAGCAGGCCATCGCCAACGTCTTGAAACGCCCGGCGGCGCGGGCGATAGTCCAGCGCAGGCGCATCAAACGCATCCGGCGCGTCGGCAGAAGACTGGAGATGCTGAGACGCCCGCGATCGCGCTTCAACAGGGGCTTGCAGCATTGCGATCAAATGATCAACCAGCGCCAGCGCACTCTCAACCGGGTTCAAGTCAGGCCCGTCGGCTGAATGAGCGCCTGAAACCGTCTCTGGAGGCGTTTTTCGACGCATGACGCGCTCCATCAGCACCGGAAACCAGAACCGGTTAAAATAACTCGCCCACGCGCGGACTTTCTGCTCGGAATCGGCGTACAGCGCGTCCATCAGGGTGCTGAACAGCCCCAGATTCCCCAGCAGCGCCATAAAAAATGGCGCATAACGATAAGAAGGCGCGTTGGCCCACATGATCGCGATTAGCCTCTTTTACATGTCAAACAAACAAAGCGTAAACCCCATACATATATAAAAATTATATCTTATTTCCCTCCCCATGGCTAGTGCTTTGGGGGCAATTTAAAGATATATTACAATTGTCGTTTTCGAGACGCCTCTCACGTTGCGCAAAGGGCTCATCGGGCGCTGAAGGCGCTTTGCGAGACGATCTCAACAATCCCGGCCAATAATTCTCACCCACTTCTTATATAGAAGAAAGCCGGACGCGCACTGTCAGCTCTCTGCACGGGCGCCGCTGAGGACGCTTCAACGCCAAACAGGGCGCTTCCTCACCTTGAAGCGCCCTGTGGCGTGAAGGGTTCCTCTCCCTAGATCTGACTGTCGACGTGGAAGACCTCGCACGACAACACGTAATTCTTAAAGACCGTGCGCGCGGTGTTCAAGGGCTCGCGGCGCATGCCGGTCGACCAGAGCAACGCGTTTTCAGTCATACGCGCCGGTTCCAGCCGCTCATCAATGATAAATTCCACCACGCTTGAACGCATCGGATGCCAATCCTTCGCTAGGGGGCCGCTCTGGCTTCAATCGCTCGACGACTCTGATAGAGCGGGAAAAACGGGAGAAGAATATACTATCTATATTTATATAAAAACCCGGTTCTGAAGAAAATTGCCTCGAAAGTATATTTTTTTAACGACTCATTTGTCTGCGTCGCTAGCGGGTTTGCGCCGGATGATCCCAGACGCGCCCCCTCATGAATTATCAAGCAGAAAAGCCTTCACTCAAAAAAGGACCAGAAACAGAAACAGACGCAGAGAACCTCAATCAGGCCTTGTCAGTGTATCATAGCGCGCCTCCAGGGCCAAGTCACGCAAAGGCGCGTTTACAATACCCGCAGACCCGCGCCAAGCGCTAGCGATTTGCCAGAATCACGACGGTTTGGCCGTCCCCCCCCTCGGCTGGCGCGCCGGGGGCATAGCGCGCGACATAGGGCGATTGCCGCAGATAGGCGCGAATCGCCTTCTTAAGGGCTCCGCTGCCGTGGCCGTGAATAATCCGCACGGCGCCTTCGCCGCTGAGCATGGCCTCGTCGAGAAACGCGATCACGGCCTCCAGAGCCGCTTCCACGCGAAGCCCCAGCACGTGGAGCGACAGGGTCGCCGCAGGCGTGTCCGCTTGCGGGGCTTCGGGAGAGGATTTTGAGGGGCTTTGAGATTCCGGCGGCGCAGATTTTCTGGCAAGGCGCGAAGGGGATTTCTTGCGCGGGCGCGGCGTCGCAGCATGAAGCGGCGTTAAATCGCTGAGCGGGGCTGTGATCGTCAGTTGTCCCGCCTGAAGAATCGCAGAACCATCGGGTTTAAATGAGAGAATTTCGCCTTCCAGGCCCCATTGCAGGCTTTTTACGCGATCGCCTGTCGAAAACGCAGGCAGCGGCGCATCAGCGGATTCCTGATCCAAGGCCTCGCGCGCCTCATCGAAAAGATCGCGCGCCGCCGCATCCGCCTGTTTGAGCGCCCGGGCGGCCGCGTCGGGGTCGGCGCGCAACTGGCGCTGGACATCT
Coding sequences:
- a CDS encoding M23 family metallopeptidase, encoding MRLIRMRQSLLLKLAYGRLASRGCAQSAFAVCLALVAAFSAMAVFHRVNASSDEAFSPISPGVSLSLALDDRALCANPALSAIGRDRHQLSAMAAFMLKGPQPVVQAAPLLEPIGQSRALRLAMVAPPVIQLKPLAALTAGSARARAFDGSRSPSRGFSGLMGGASSAMKTPLAAFEISSRYGWRGRHFHNGVDLTAPIGSPVMAAAAGRVISAGMESQYGNLVEILHANGLKTRYAHLKAMTVRPGQIVAQGQRIGWVGMTGRSTGPHLHFEVTLAGNSQNPERFLWR
- a CDS encoding pyridoxine 5'-phosphate synthase; this encodes MALLGVNIDHVATVRNARGVAYPDPIRAALIAEANGADGITAHLREDRRHIGDRDMARLKEALATRLNMEMAVTEEMTAIALRIAPYMVTLVPERRQELTTEGGLDVMAMAVPLKSTLARLHDAGIAVSLFIEPSDAQLQASAAAGARIVEFHTGRYAEAFDQDADSCQRELQRLRTAAERAVAMGIQVNAGHGLHYENVQPILAMPGLHELNIGHSIVSEAIFCGLAQAVRRMKALVS
- the corA gene encoding magnesium/cobalt transporter CorA, which gives rise to MTPFTDTLPDKRARISVTSYDAAHIDETPDCLPGQALARARAHRVGWIRVKGLEDVNALNALGHALEIHPLALEDIHHPDQRPKVDVYDHGVLITLRTLRTHRPESGRGPGLEAVSEQLAMVLGDPVLTTFLERRDDELFESLQERLRDEQSFTRKQGVDYLAYRLMDIVVDQYFQVLEAFGEELDALSDGLTREQPDPALMKRIQGVKAEMMTLRRAVWPLREVVGSLQRGDSALISEQTRVYLRDLQDHLTYVAETIDTYREMIAGMLDIYLSQINFRINQQIKVMTIIATIFMPLSFIAGVYGMNFHYMPELYWRFGYPAVWLVMIAMTAGMLIWFRAKRWF